The DNA segment GCTCTGTATTCTCCTGTTTCAAGACCATCAAGGTTTAATTCTCCCAGCATAATTCTTTTAAGATTTATGACAGGATGACCTACTGATTCAAACATTCTTCTTACTTGTCTATTTCTTCCTTCTTTTATAGCAAAATGAAGAACAGTATGTTTATCATCTGCCAAAAGAATTTTTGCTTTTGCAGGAAGAGTTATTTTATCGTCTAACATAATTCCTCTTTTTAATTTATTAAGAGTTGTCATGTTGATATTTCCTTTTGCTTCTACAAGATAAGTTTTATAAACTTCTGTTCTTGGATGAATTATTTTATTAAAAATTTCTCCATCATTTGTAAGAAGAAGAAGTCCTTCTGTGTCATAATCAAGTCTTCCAATAGGAAAAATTCTTTCTTTTGTATCTATTAAATCAACAACTGTTTTTCTTCCTCTTTCATC comes from the Fusobacterium perfoetens genome and includes:
- a CDS encoding pseudouridine synthase, with the translated sequence MEKTRINKYLAELGVGSRRAVDKMIEEKRIKVNGILAESGVKVDKNDTITINGKPLNIEKKQKVYFILNKPKRVLSTAKDERGRKTVVDLIDTKERIFPIGRLDYDTEGLLLLTNDGEIFNKIIHPRTEVYKTYLVEAKGNINMTTLNKLKRGIMLDDKITLPAKAKILLADDKHTVLHFAIKEGRNRQVRRMFESVGHPVINLKRIMLGELNLDGLETGEYRALTKKEINYLYSL